A genomic segment from Amygdalobacter nucleatus encodes:
- a CDS encoding phage antirepressor protein has translation MKKRLKAEESERLTICKPLKMQATDGKMRKTDATGVQGIFRIIQSIPSPQAEPFKMWLAEVGKERIDEVIDPELTIDRSLQTYLQKGYTREWINQRLQAIKVRKELTDTWQNHGVKAGREYAILTNEISKAGSGMTTREYKNLQGLKKENLRDNMSTTELILNMLAETATKDITNSSNLKSLEQNKKVAQKGGNIASNASK, from the coding sequence TTGAAGAAGCGGTTGAAAGCAGAAGAAAGTGAACGGCTTACAATTTGTAAGCCGTTGAAAATGCAAGCTACAGATGGCAAGATGCGCAAAACAGACGCTACTGGCGTACAGGGTATTTTCCGCATCATTCAATCTATACCCTCTCCCCAAGCTGAACCTTTTAAGATGTGGTTAGCTGAAGTTGGCAAAGAAAGAATTGATGAAGTCATAGACCCAGAACTCACAATTGATCGATCCTTGCAAACTTATCTCCAAAAAGGTTACACAAGAGAATGGATTAACCAAAGGCTTCAAGCAATTAAAGTTAGAAAAGAATTGACCGATACATGGCAGAATCATGGCGTAAAAGCAGGTAGAGAATATGCAATTTTGACGAATGAAATATCAAAAGCTGGGTCGGGCATGACAACTAGAGAGTATAAGAACTTGCAAGGCCTCAAAAAAGAAAATCTCAGAGATAATATGTCTACAACCGAACTTATTCTGAATATGCTTGCCGAAACAGCTACCAAAGATATTACTAATTCATCTAATCTAAAAAGCCTAGAGCAAAATAAAAAAGTTGCCCAAAAAGGCGGCAACATTGCCAGCAATGCTAGTAAGTAG
- the cas1 gene encoding type II CRISPR-associated endonuclease Cas1 encodes MAWRTLVVNCHSKLSYRNNHLLFQSADKMEQIHLSEIDVLILENTMITMTTMLIKRLIDEKIAVIFCDDKALPIANLSALYSRYDSAAQLEKQILWDNEIKDKVLQQILLQKMTNQSALLKSNDLLTKVEAIDDLILNVNVSDPVNTEAQIAKMYFKSLFGADFHRRELTDINAGLNYGYSILLSMVAREIAVNGCITQLGINHCNQFNQFNFASDLMEPFRVLVDQIVYENRHESFVYIKRRILDIFNRTYKYHDKNAYLTNIISDYVRRIIRALNREITEIDEFRYEL; translated from the coding sequence ATGGCTTGGCGGACATTAGTTGTAAATTGTCATTCAAAGTTGAGTTATCGCAATAATCATTTGCTCTTTCAAAGTGCAGATAAAATGGAACAAATTCATTTATCTGAAATTGATGTACTGATACTTGAAAACACAATGATTACTATGACAACGATGCTCATTAAAAGATTGATTGATGAAAAAATTGCAGTTATATTTTGTGATGACAAAGCGCTGCCGATTGCTAATTTGAGTGCATTATATTCAAGATATGATAGTGCAGCGCAATTGGAAAAGCAGATATTGTGGGACAATGAAATCAAAGACAAAGTTTTACAGCAAATACTTTTACAGAAAATGACGAATCAGTCCGCCTTGCTTAAGAGTAATGACTTATTAACTAAAGTAGAGGCTATTGACGACTTGATACTTAACGTAAATGTAAGCGATCCAGTTAATACCGAAGCACAAATTGCGAAAATGTATTTCAAAAGCTTGTTCGGAGCAGATTTTCATAGACGTGAATTAACGGATATTAATGCTGGCTTAAATTATGGCTATAGTATTTTACTTAGTATGGTAGCAAGAGAGATCGCAGTAAATGGTTGTATTACGCAATTAGGTATAAATCACTGTAATCAATTTAACCAGTTTAATTTTGCAAGTGACTTGATGGAGCCATTTCGTGTGCTGGTTGACCAAATAGTTTATGAGAATAGGCATGAATCATTCGTTTATATTAAGCGGAGAATTTTGGATATTTTTAATCGCACTTACAAGTATCATGACAAAAATGCTTATTTAACTAATATCATTAGTGATTACGTGCGTAGGATAATTCGTGCTTTGAATCGAGAAATTACTGAAATTGATGAGTTTAGATATGAGCTATAG
- a CDS encoding GNAT family N-acetyltransferase, producing MSEYQIRQILTNSPKEKAELQALLNEVNLKLDNNIDYILGLYAEDNLIATAACYENTLRCLAVQSKHQGEGLLSKLVSEIIRRQFLAGYNHIFVYTKLQNQKLLEQLGFYLIAKTDNIVFLENKSNGFSNYLENLAKESHNLDANSNVNKANANNAAIVMNANPFTKGHLYLIKQAAKQVDTLHVFVVSAEHSVFPFQVRKMLVKQGSAMIKNIVYHDTGSYMISTATFPAYFQASEDLATENQAVLEAVIFSKIAKALNIQTRFLGEEPISHTTAIYNSVLKAELTKYNLNCNIIQRAEADGSIISASKVRQAIKVNDWQTLNSMLPESSLKFLKSEKASQIIERIKASK from the coding sequence ATGTCTGAATATCAAATTCGTCAAATACTAACAAATAGCCCTAAAGAAAAGGCTGAATTACAGGCTTTGTTGAACGAGGTGAACTTAAAGCTCGACAACAATATTGACTATATTTTGGGCCTCTATGCTGAAGATAACTTGATTGCCACAGCTGCTTGCTATGAAAATACACTCCGCTGTTTGGCAGTCCAATCCAAGCACCAAGGCGAGGGCTTACTCTCGAAGCTAGTTAGCGAAATTATCAGAAGACAATTTTTAGCAGGTTATAATCACATATTTGTTTACACTAAGCTGCAAAATCAAAAATTGTTAGAACAGCTAGGTTTTTATTTGATTGCCAAAACAGACAATATCGTTTTTCTCGAAAATAAATCTAACGGTTTTAGTAATTATTTAGAAAATTTGGCTAAAGAAAGCCATAACCTAGATGCTAATTCTAACGTCAATAAGGCTAATGCTAATAATGCAGCAATTGTGATGAACGCTAACCCTTTTACGAAAGGTCACCTCTACTTAATTAAGCAAGCAGCTAAACAAGTTGACACTCTCCACGTCTTTGTCGTAAGTGCTGAGCATAGTGTTTTCCCATTTCAAGTTAGGAAGATGTTAGTTAAGCAAGGTAGCGCCATGATCAAAAACATTGTTTATCATGACACAGGTTCCTATATGATTAGTACGGCCACCTTCCCCGCTTATTTCCAAGCTAGCGAAGATTTGGCAACTGAAAATCAAGCAGTACTTGAGGCGGTCATATTCAGTAAAATTGCTAAAGCATTAAATATCCAGACACGTTTTCTCGGAGAAGAACCAATCAGCCATACGACAGCTATCTACAATTCCGTTCTAAAAGCCGAACTAACAAAATACAATTTGAATTGTAATATCATTCAAAGAGCTGAAGCAGATGGCTCAATTATCAGTGCCTCGAAAGTCCGCCAGGCTATCAAAGTGAACGATTGGCAAACATTAAATTCAATGTTGCCAGAGAGTAGTCTAAAATTCTTAAAGAGCGAAAAGGCTTCTCAAATTATAGAACGCATCAAAGCAAGCAAATAA
- the cas2 gene encoding CRISPR-associated endonuclease Cas2: MRILIMFDLPTTTATERKAYREFRKFLLKEGFLMHQFSIYSKIFLNDTVKDSLIKRIKWNKPPTGYVTILTVTEKQFARMIYLCGNADMSVANSDKRVVILGDNDD; encoded by the coding sequence ATGAGAATACTAATTATGTTTGATTTACCGACGACAACAGCTACTGAACGAAAAGCTTATCGAGAATTTCGTAAATTTTTGCTCAAAGAAGGATTTTTGATGCATCAATTTTCAATCTATAGCAAAATATTTCTCAATGATACAGTAAAAGATAGCTTAATCAAGCGGATTAAATGGAATAAGCCACCAACTGGCTATGTAACAATTTTGACTGTTACGGAAAAACAATTTGCGCGCATGATTTATTTGTGCGGTAATGCGGATATGAGTGTGGCTAATAGCGACAAACGGGTAGTAATATTAGGTGACAATGATGATTAA
- the csn2 gene encoding type II-A CRISPR-associated protein Csn2: MMINLNFHLLDKPLVIENMTVLVMEDHHAFATLVEKLYQYEEDGDIRLYYDDMSEVKVSELQLITDILAYDLNSNVLHKRVVSDLLDQLNQAYERKTKIEKLLFDLYDLLCEELVDHELNLSLDEFQLDKYLSSLKIRCESQADSIFEKILSIVQVSNYLGKQKLLILVNALSYLSESEIIKLEEYVSLSGIDILCLETHKVEGVDQLCMDADYYFYEIKPDICEY; encoded by the coding sequence ATGATGATTAATCTCAATTTTCATTTGCTTGATAAACCTCTAGTTATTGAAAATATGACAGTGCTTGTTATGGAGGATCATCACGCTTTTGCAACATTGGTTGAGAAGCTCTATCAATATGAAGAAGATGGAGATATTAGACTATATTATGATGATATGTCTGAAGTAAAGGTTAGTGAGTTACAGTTAATAACAGATATTTTAGCTTATGATTTAAATTCGAATGTTTTACATAAACGCGTAGTTAGTGATTTGTTGGATCAATTAAATCAAGCGTATGAAAGAAAAACTAAAATCGAAAAACTTTTATTTGATTTGTATGATTTATTATGCGAAGAGTTAGTTGATCATGAGCTTAATTTAAGTTTAGATGAATTTCAACTAGATAAATATCTTTCGAGTCTAAAAATAAGATGTGAGAGTCAAGCAGATTCAATCTTTGAAAAAATATTATCAATTGTCCAAGTAAGTAATTATTTAGGAAAGCAGAAATTATTAATATTAGTTAATGCTTTGTCTTACTTGAGTGAATCTGAGATTATTAAACTTGAGGAATATGTTTCTCTAAGTGGAATTGATATCTTATGTTTGGAAACGCATAAAGTTGAAGGCGTGGATCAGTTATGCATGGATGCAGATTATTATTTTTATGAAATTAAGCCTGATATTTGCGAATATTAG
- a CDS encoding DEAD/DEAH box helicase yields MPLSVKAELRPYQLAGYKWLLAMDKLNMGVILVDDMGLGKTVQIIAYLENLRYYQKADKVLIELPISLLANWEEELKKFAPSAPFVTYHAKNREIGEYITLTSYELLKREAKLLDQKWDVVILDEAQAIKNINTQQTRAVKALKGRMKIALTGTPIKNNLMDLFSIFDFILPDLLGSATQFQNYASNLKETTDGYLKLRQVVSPFIMRRLKTDKSIIEDLPKKLERKEYIDLAPKQAALYRKVVSDFAKKIAKLKGMDRRGMILATLGSLKQIINHPSQYSGSEEYKATESGKFLRLAELVQEIYQARERVLIFTQYREIIPYLAEFLCKSLGDNNIEPLVLHGGTKAKDRQKLVDEFNGDKYYPFMLISLKAGGVGLNLTGANHVIHFDRWWNPQIERQATDRAYRIGQMKDVLVHYFICRQTVDIAIDELLENKKNLSDSVIAENKAPNLTELSNDEICKFFALRKE; encoded by the coding sequence TTGCCCCTTAGTGTAAAGGCTGAACTTAGGCCATATCAATTAGCAGGTTACAAATGGTTACTTGCAATGGACAAGCTAAACATGGGTGTAATTTTAGTTGACGATATGGGTCTAGGCAAAACTGTACAGATAATAGCTTACTTAGAGAATTTGCGTTACTATCAAAAAGCAGACAAAGTATTAATTGAGCTGCCAATTTCATTGCTGGCTAACTGGGAAGAAGAATTGAAAAAGTTTGCTCCAAGCGCACCATTTGTTACTTATCATGCGAAAAATCGAGAAATTGGTGAATATATTACTCTGACAAGCTATGAATTATTGAAACGAGAAGCAAAATTATTAGACCAAAAATGGGATGTCGTAATCCTTGACGAAGCGCAGGCAATCAAAAATATAAATACTCAACAAACAAGAGCCGTCAAAGCTTTGAAAGGCCGAATGAAAATAGCTTTAACAGGTACACCAATTAAGAATAACCTGATGGACCTCTTTTCTATTTTTGACTTTATTTTGCCAGATCTTTTAGGATCAGCTACGCAATTTCAAAATTACGCTAGTAACTTAAAAGAAACAACAGATGGCTATCTAAAACTTAGACAGGTAGTATCACCATTTATTATGCGCCGGCTGAAAACAGATAAGTCAATTATTGAGGATTTGCCTAAGAAACTGGAGCGCAAGGAATATATTGATCTTGCGCCTAAGCAAGCTGCTTTGTATCGCAAAGTTGTATCTGACTTTGCCAAGAAAATTGCTAAGCTTAAAGGCATGGATCGCCGGGGCATGATTTTGGCTACATTAGGTAGTTTGAAACAAATTATCAATCATCCAAGCCAATATAGCGGTAGTGAAGAATATAAGGCTACTGAGAGTGGCAAATTTTTACGCTTGGCAGAGCTGGTGCAAGAAATTTATCAAGCTCGTGAGCGTGTCTTAATTTTTACACAATACAGAGAAATTATTCCTTATCTAGCTGAGTTCTTGTGTAAATCATTGGGTGACAATAATATTGAGCCGTTGGTTTTGCACGGTGGTACGAAAGCTAAAGATAGGCAAAAATTGGTAGATGAGTTCAATGGCGATAAATATTATCCTTTCATGCTAATTAGCCTAAAAGCAGGTGGCGTTGGCTTGAATTTAACAGGTGCTAACCATGTGATTCACTTTGACCGTTGGTGGAATCCACAAATTGAGCGTCAAGCAACAGACCGTGCTTATCGCATCGGTCAAATGAAAGATGTGCTTGTTCACTATTTTATTTGTCGCCAAACAGTTGATATAGCGATTGACGAACTTTTAGAAAACAAAAAGAATTTGTCGGACAGTGTCATTGCTGAAAACAAAGCGCCGAACTTGACAGAGTTAAGTAACGATGAAATCTGTAAATTCTTCGCATTGAGAAAGGAATAA
- a CDS encoding biotin--[acetyl-CoA-carboxylase] ligase, whose amino-acid sequence MKITLPEICQNYSNLLQQFSAEIQTNLAKKGALVSEKYAFKLEAANFEYWQNIDSTQLRAKQLAHTQLINLIIARCQTKGRGRFGRRFFSPLGGLYFTFTLPLVADLNRLLYTPLLAVSLQQSLATIVKRSCQIKWVNDLYFQKKKVAGIITECVTDKDKSYLVCGVGVNWQAPIGVEVPDLIANRVGNLKLNKEPVTSREHAYLSPLQIDVLKEFFQNLANWQLAYTLGTADFMAVYEENMLAKNEHVQLSNGASVKLIGVDHQDGGLIVLQGEKQLKITSGELSLLIDDKQGVNW is encoded by the coding sequence ATGAAGATTACTTTGCCTGAGATTTGTCAAAATTATTCTAATCTTTTGCAGCAATTTAGTGCTGAAATTCAGACCAATTTAGCTAAAAAAGGAGCGTTAGTTAGTGAAAAATATGCTTTTAAGTTAGAAGCTGCTAATTTTGAATATTGGCAAAATATCGATTCAACTCAGCTCAGGGCTAAACAATTAGCACATACACAATTAATCAATTTGATCATTGCAAGATGCCAGACAAAGGGGCGTGGCCGTTTCGGTCGGCGCTTCTTTTCGCCTTTAGGTGGCCTTTATTTTACTTTCACTTTGCCACTTGTTGCAGACTTAAATCGCTTGCTTTATACACCACTTTTGGCTGTTTCTTTGCAGCAAAGTTTAGCTACGATTGTTAAACGTAGCTGCCAAATTAAGTGGGTGAATGACCTTTATTTTCAAAAAAAGAAGGTCGCTGGCATCATTACAGAATGTGTCACTGATAAAGACAAGAGCTATTTGGTTTGTGGCGTTGGGGTTAATTGGCAGGCTCCAATTGGGGTGGAAGTACCTGATTTAATTGCTAATCGAGTTGGAAATTTAAAGCTAAATAAAGAGCCAGTAACGTCTAGAGAACATGCTTATCTCAGCCCTTTGCAGATAGACGTGCTTAAAGAGTTTTTTCAAAATTTGGCCAATTGGCAGCTTGCTTACACGTTAGGTACAGCTGATTTCATGGCTGTTTATGAAGAAAATATGTTAGCGAAAAATGAGCATGTGCAACTTTCAAATGGTGCGAGTGTCAAGCTCATTGGTGTTGACCATCAAGACGGCGGATTAATAGTTTTGCAGGGAGAAAAACAGCTAAAAATCACTTCTGGTGAGCTAAGTTTACTTATTGACGATAAGCAAGGTGTAAACTGGTGA
- a CDS encoding YfcC family protein — MGNKTKSGKKAPHSLVILFSMVLIIWALTWLVPAGEYVRVKNDLGKKIIQAGSFHFVESHAVSIVDLPLIVCKAFIKNMDLLLMIMFSGAAFSIITKSGAFQSTVSKVFEKAKGKGIWIIPILTVMFGALCTTIGVNTFIAFTPMTVMIAYSLGLDSLVGASIILLGGAVGFSSGMFQPSTTLLSQSIAGLPPYSGLDYRFAIFVVFMISSIAYIMVYAKKIKANPSLSPVYEIDKVNNVFGENKLDEYGQLTWRKVLIIITLFATMTIIVIGGAKWKWGMAQIAAAFLVLAIVDGFLAKSTPSEIASDFVAGVKKMMGAVMIIGVARSIGDIMKAGLIIDTTIEFLTHLVTVLPKPIQGVSMLTCNYLINLVLTSGSGQAAVVMPVFLPIADSIGMSRQAVITAFCMGDGFGNYIVPTSSALMGILGAANIPFEKWVKFFWKLFVIWFLLSCAFVILAPVFHHV; from the coding sequence ATGGGAAATAAGACTAAAAGTGGTAAAAAAGCACCACACTCGTTAGTTATTTTGTTCAGTATGGTCCTGATTATTTGGGCCTTGACCTGGTTGGTACCTGCAGGTGAGTACGTACGTGTTAAGAATGACCTTGGTAAGAAGATAATTCAAGCTGGTTCGTTCCATTTCGTAGAGAGTCACGCAGTATCTATCGTCGATTTACCTTTGATTGTTTGTAAAGCCTTCATCAAGAATATGGATCTTTTGCTCATGATCATGTTCTCTGGTGCCGCTTTCTCAATCATTACAAAATCCGGTGCCTTCCAATCAACTGTAAGTAAGGTATTTGAAAAAGCAAAGGGCAAGGGCATTTGGATTATTCCAATTTTGACCGTTATGTTTGGTGCTTTGTGCACAACAATTGGTGTTAATACATTTATTGCCTTTACACCAATGACAGTAATGATTGCTTATTCACTTGGCTTGGATTCACTTGTCGGTGCTTCCATCATCTTGTTAGGTGGTGCAGTTGGTTTCTCAAGTGGTATGTTCCAACCAAGCACGACGTTACTTAGCCAAAGTATTGCAGGCTTGCCGCCATATTCTGGTCTAGATTATCGTTTTGCTATTTTTGTTGTCTTTATGATCTCTTCTATTGCCTACATTATGGTTTATGCGAAAAAGATTAAAGCTAATCCAAGCTTGAGTCCTGTTTATGAAATTGATAAGGTCAACAATGTGTTTGGCGAAAATAAACTTGATGAGTATGGTCAATTAACATGGCGTAAAGTGCTTATCATCATTACCTTGTTTGCAACTATGACGATAATTGTTATCGGTGGTGCTAAATGGAAATGGGGTATGGCTCAGATTGCCGCTGCTTTCTTAGTTTTGGCTATTGTTGATGGCTTTTTAGCTAAGAGTACACCATCAGAAATTGCTAGCGACTTCGTAGCTGGTGTTAAGAAGATGATGGGTGCTGTCATGATCATTGGTGTTGCTCGTTCAATCGGTGACATCATGAAAGCTGGCTTGATTATCGATACAACAATTGAGTTCTTGACACACTTAGTTACAGTTTTGCCAAAGCCAATTCAAGGCGTTTCAATGTTGACGTGTAACTATTTGATCAACTTAGTCTTGACCTCAGGTTCTGGTCAGGCTGCTGTTGTTATGCCAGTGTTCTTGCCAATTGCTGATAGTATCGGTATGTCGAGACAAGCTGTTATCACAGCTTTCTGCATGGGCGATGGCTTTGGTAACTACATTGTGCCAACTTCTTCAGCTTTGATGGGTATCTTGGGCGCTGCCAATATTCCTTTCGAAAAGTGGGTCAAGTTCTTCTGGAAACTATTCGTAATCTGGTTCCTCTTGTCCTGTGCATTCGTTATCCTGGCACCAGTTTTCCATCACGTCTAA
- a CDS encoding M20 family metallopeptidase, translating into MEDQKLFNWIDQIKPRYLDMADEIFDNPELGKQEFKTSKLLIDDLREMGFDVEVGIAGLETAFKATYRRGQGGPNIGFLIEMDALEGIGHACAHHMQGPSILMAMSAIINNFEGDNFQLTVYGTPAEETAHGKIIMLKEGYMKELDVALMMHGSPTTTADVKSMAMTTAFITFHGKASHAAIKPEEGRSALDAMVLSFTGVEFLREHVREDTRMHYSILEGTGAANVVPAKCRAKFYVRSYSREYLNEVEKRFENIIKGAALMTDTTYDFQWGDRLNNKIPVLKLNEVLMEKAEEAGAPQISGPRKKTGSTDLSNVMYEIPGSCIRVAFVPVGTASHSQAFIDCGKTKEAHVAIEMGAKVLAASAVKLIEEPNIVAEIKAEFAENKAKLK; encoded by the coding sequence ATGGAAGACCAAAAATTATTTAACTGGATTGATCAGATTAAGCCTAGATACTTGGATATGGCAGATGAAATTTTCGATAATCCAGAATTAGGCAAACAAGAATTCAAGACCTCAAAATTATTGATTGATGACTTACGCGAGATGGGTTTTGACGTTGAAGTTGGTATCGCTGGCCTCGAAACTGCTTTCAAAGCTACTTACAGACGTGGCCAAGGCGGCCCTAACATTGGTTTCTTAATTGAAATGGATGCTTTGGAAGGTATCGGCCATGCTTGTGCTCACCACATGCAAGGTCCGTCTATCTTGATGGCAATGAGCGCTATTATCAACAACTTCGAAGGCGACAATTTCCAATTGACAGTTTACGGTACACCAGCTGAAGAAACAGCACATGGCAAGATCATCATGTTAAAAGAAGGTTACATGAAAGAACTCGATGTAGCTCTCATGATGCACGGTTCACCAACCACAACTGCTGATGTTAAGTCAATGGCTATGACCACAGCCTTTATCACATTCCATGGTAAAGCTTCACACGCTGCTATCAAGCCAGAAGAAGGCCGTTCAGCTTTGGATGCAATGGTCCTCTCCTTCACTGGTGTTGAGTTCTTGCGTGAGCATGTAAGAGAAGATACAAGAATGCACTATTCAATCCTCGAAGGCACTGGCGCAGCTAACGTTGTTCCAGCTAAGTGCAGAGCTAAGTTCTATGTTCGTTCTTATTCAAGAGAATACTTAAACGAGGTTGAAAAGCGTTTCGAAAACATCATTAAGGGCGCTGCTTTGATGACTGACACAACTTACGATTTCCAATGGGGTGATCGTTTGAACAACAAGATTCCTGTTTTGAAATTGAACGAAGTTTTGATGGAAAAGGCTGAAGAAGCTGGCGCACCTCAAATTTCAGGTCCACGTAAAAAGACTGGTTCAACTGACTTGTCCAATGTTATGTATGAAATTCCAGGTTCCTGCATCAGAGTAGCATTCGTGCCAGTTGGCACAGCTTCCCACTCACAAGCCTTCATTGATTGCGGTAAAACCAAAGAAGCTCATGTCGCAATTGAAATGGGTGCTAAAGTCTTGGCAGCTTCAGCTGTTAAGTTGATCGAAGAGCCAAATATCGTGGCTGAGATCAAAGCTGAATTTGCTGAAAACAAAGCAAAATTGAAATAA
- a CDS encoding SWIM zinc finger family protein, with protein sequence MARQKKTTESKTFTISVSSRKITTSWWGMAWQDKITSYSDYANRLPRARSYLRNGKVRELAIEPNFVTAKVKGTRPRPYNVQVYIEPLSDYKKQVIRQLFNEQISSVEELLTGSFPKSLADQFLKGDCPLFPTDDEISFYCSCPDMAYLCKHVGAVLYSIGVVFDEDPSLFFKLRNLEIGQLVQATIDERLDVYLEHASKASERQIVASDVNEIFGEL encoded by the coding sequence ATGGCAAGACAAAAGAAAACGACTGAATCGAAGACGTTTACAATTTCTGTAAGTTCTAGGAAAATCACAACTAGCTGGTGGGGCATGGCTTGGCAGGATAAAATCACAAGTTATTCTGATTATGCTAACCGTTTGCCTAGAGCTAGAAGCTATCTGCGTAATGGCAAGGTGCGTGAGCTTGCAATTGAGCCTAATTTCGTAACTGCTAAAGTTAAAGGCACTCGTCCAAGACCATATAATGTGCAAGTTTATATTGAGCCGCTGAGTGATTACAAAAAGCAAGTTATTAGGCAGCTATTTAATGAGCAAATTAGTTCTGTCGAGGAGCTTTTGACTGGTTCATTTCCTAAGTCTTTGGCAGATCAATTTTTAAAGGGAGATTGTCCCTTATTTCCTACGGATGATGAGATAAGCTTTTATTGTTCATGCCCGGATATGGCTTATCTTTGTAAGCACGTTGGCGCGGTTTTATATAGTATAGGCGTTGTGTTTGATGAAGATCCGAGCTTGTTCTTTAAATTGCGTAATTTGGAAATTGGCCAATTAGTCCAAGCTACAATTGATGAACGTCTAGATGTTTATTTGGAACATGCTAGTAAAGCAAGTGAGCGCCAAATTGTAGCTAGTGACGTTAATGAAATATTTGGCGAACTTTAA
- a CDS encoding SNF2 helicase-associated domain-containing protein, with protein sequence MAETKNNSKYPFAFMASYSELEAGQIHHYPLAHALTKYRNEQKKILELISSIAKLEKESSLIKQLLHSGELFQTIYFTQTEAYQFLKELELYAKAGILVKIPNWWAKNKKNSSLQMKVQAASKFGQDSLLAFQPEIMYDGLKLSKKELKEFLKYSEGLRLCKGNWVEINHEKLKDLLA encoded by the coding sequence TTGGCTGAAACAAAAAATAATTCTAAATATCCTTTTGCCTTCATGGCTAGCTATAGTGAACTAGAAGCTGGCCAAATCCATCATTATCCGCTTGCTCATGCCTTAACCAAATATCGGAATGAGCAAAAGAAAATATTAGAATTAATCAGTTCGATTGCCAAACTAGAAAAAGAATCTAGCCTGATTAAGCAACTTTTACATAGCGGTGAACTCTTTCAAACTATTTATTTTACACAAACTGAAGCATATCAATTCTTAAAGGAACTGGAACTTTATGCTAAAGCTGGCATACTAGTCAAGATACCTAACTGGTGGGCTAAAAATAAGAAAAATAGCAGCTTACAGATGAAAGTCCAAGCAGCCTCTAAATTTGGCCAAGATAGTTTATTAGCTTTCCAACCAGAGATTATGTATGATGGCCTTAAGCTCAGCAAAAAAGAACTCAAAGAATTCCTAAAATATAGTGAGGGGCTTAGATTATGCAAGGGCAATTGGGTTGAGATAAATCACGAAAAGCTAAAAGATCTACTTGCCTAA
- a CDS encoding NUDIX hydrolase N-terminal domain-containing protein, which produces MQTRDILIEWAKRLQSLAQAGLTYGKDKFDLMRYQELREISAEMMAWKSDMPLEKVKSLFCNEIGYQTPKIATRAAIFKEQKILLVQENDGSWSMPGGWCEVNLSVKDNCIKESKEEAGVDVEVEKVIALHDLSKHSSKAYPYGVLEVFFLCKPKAGHFSKNAETIDSRYFSVDELPELGSDKGSAEQVLMCFEALHDPHWVTRFE; this is translated from the coding sequence ATGCAGACGAGAGATATTTTAATAGAATGGGCTAAAAGATTACAAAGCTTAGCGCAGGCTGGATTAACCTATGGTAAAGACAAGTTTGATCTAATGCGTTATCAAGAGCTTCGAGAAATTTCTGCCGAAATGATGGCCTGGAAAAGTGACATGCCTTTAGAAAAGGTTAAATCTCTTTTTTGTAATGAAATTGGCTACCAAACACCTAAAATTGCAACTCGTGCAGCAATTTTCAAGGAGCAAAAAATATTATTAGTTCAAGAAAATGACGGTAGTTGGTCTATGCCAGGTGGTTGGTGCGAGGTGAATTTGTCGGTAAAAGATAACTGTATAAAGGAATCCAAAGAAGAAGCTGGAGTTGATGTAGAGGTGGAAAAAGTGATTGCTTTACATGATTTAAGCAAGCATAGTTCTAAAGCCTACCCTTACGGCGTTTTAGAAGTTTTCTTTCTGTGCAAGCCAAAAGCAGGACATTTTTCTAAAAATGCCGAAACGATAGATAGCAGATATTTTTCAGTCGATGAATTGCCAGAACTTGGCAGTGATAAAGGTTCAGCTGAACAAGTTTTAATGTGCTTTGAAGCTTTACATGATCCTCATTGGGTAACTCGTTTTGAGTAA